A stretch of the Candidatus Binatia bacterium genome encodes the following:
- the asnA gene encoding aspartate--ammonia ligase, whose translation MASTKTADLAGPGISTYEEVERILPNGYRSLLDPKETQLAIHALKLHLEENLCKALGLFHVEVPLVVTRESGLNDYLDRDGSRTPVEFRCGLGLDERMHTQVVQAATKWKRLALRQFECVPGEGICTDMRAVRKDYFLDHDHSAYVDQWDWEKAIRPEQRNLAYLKETVRAIWGVIHGSEAFIRKEFPKLQASSFPALPEELTFIHAEDLLAMYPDLPRKQRETAILQKHPAVFIIGIGWILGDGYPHEMRAADYDDWVTPTVTEDGRPMHGLNGDILVWNPVTQRRHELTSMGIRVTKETLRQQLEITGQLDFLKLPYHQAILNDEIPLSIGGGIGQSRTVMLLLRKAHLGEVSVTVWPDELNRICERKNIHVLQ comes from the coding sequence ATGGCATCGACCAAGACCGCGGACCTGGCGGGTCCCGGCATCAGCACGTACGAGGAGGTGGAGCGCATCCTGCCCAACGGGTACCGGTCGCTCCTCGATCCGAAGGAGACCCAGCTCGCGATTCACGCGCTGAAGCTCCATCTGGAGGAGAACCTCTGCAAGGCGCTGGGTCTGTTCCACGTGGAGGTGCCGCTCGTCGTCACGCGCGAGAGCGGACTGAACGATTATCTGGATCGCGACGGCTCGCGCACCCCGGTGGAATTCCGGTGCGGCCTGGGCCTCGACGAGCGGATGCACACGCAGGTGGTGCAGGCGGCCACGAAGTGGAAACGGCTCGCGCTCCGGCAGTTCGAGTGCGTGCCCGGCGAAGGCATCTGCACGGATATGCGCGCGGTGCGGAAGGACTACTTCCTGGACCACGACCACAGCGCCTACGTGGACCAGTGGGACTGGGAGAAGGCGATCCGTCCCGAGCAGCGCAACCTGGCCTACCTGAAGGAGACCGTCCGGGCGATCTGGGGCGTGATCCATGGCTCCGAGGCCTTCATCCGGAAGGAGTTCCCGAAGCTCCAGGCCTCGTCCTTCCCGGCGCTGCCCGAGGAGCTCACCTTCATCCACGCCGAGGATCTGCTCGCGATGTATCCCGATCTCCCGCGGAAGCAGCGCGAGACCGCGATCCTCCAGAAGCACCCGGCCGTATTCATCATCGGGATCGGCTGGATCCTCGGGGACGGCTACCCGCACGAGATGCGGGCGGCGGACTACGACGACTGGGTCACGCCGACGGTGACCGAGGATGGAAGGCCGATGCACGGGCTGAACGGGGACATCCTGGTCTGGAATCCCGTCACCCAGCGGCGGCACGAGCTCACGTCGATGGGGATCCGGGTGACCAAGGAGACCCTGCGGCAGCAGCTCGAGATCACGGGACAGCTCGATTTCCTCAAGCTCCCGTATCACCAGGCGATCCTGAACGACGAGATCCCGCTGTCCATCGGAGGCGGCATTGGCCAGTCGCGCACCGTGATGCTCCTACTGCGGAAGGCGCATCTCGGAGAGGTCAGCGTGACCGTGTGGCCGGACGAGCTGAACCGGATCTGCGAGCGAAAGAATATTCACGTGCTGCAATGA